The genomic DNA CAGGATCATCCGCTGAGCGGCGTCGGCATGCCCGCTTCGTTCCTGGCGGAGCTGGCGCGGCGTGTGGAACGCCTCGGGTACTTCAAGGTGGAGGCGGCGGGAGCACCGGCGAAAATCGGGCGGCTGCGCCGGCTGGGACAGGACGCGGTCAAAGGCGCGTTCGGCGGGATCGGCGGCATTCTCTTCCTCGAAGAGCTCGAGCAGGGCGCGGCGGGCACGATGCCCAGCAGCCTGCTGCCGAGCGTGTTCGTGCGCGTGCTGGCCCTCTACCGCGGGGGCGACCAACAGGGGGCGGCCGACCTCCTGGCGCGGTATCTCCCGTTGATCACGTTCGAGACCCACCTCGGCGGGTACCGCGCGGCCAAAGAGCTCCTGGCCCTCGGCGGCACGATCGGGTCCGCGCACGTCCGCGGCCCGATCCGCAGCAGTTGGGACGAACAGACCACACGGACGTTCCGGCGGCTGGTCCAAGCGATGGACGAGCAGGCCCTCGCGCCGTTGTGACCGGGGCGGAGCGCGACACGACGCCGTTTCCGGGTCGGTCTTGATCGCGATCGCGCTCGTCGTGGCCCTGTCGGCGGCGGCCGCCGCCGCGACGGGGTTCGGGTTCAACCTGGTCAGCGCGCCGCTGCTGACGTTTGTCTACCCGCCGCGGCTCGTCGTCGTGCTGACCCTGCTGCTCGGGGTCTGCGCGAGCGGCCTGCTCGCGCTCCGGCCCGAGATTCGGCGGGAGGTCGAGTGGTCCGTGATCCGGCCGCTGTTTCTCTCGAGTCTGGCCGGCATGCCGATCGGCGTTGCGCTGCTCCTGTGGGGACGCCCGCAGACGCTACGGGTGGCGATCGCGGCGCTAACCGCGGCGTTTGCGATCGTGATGCTCACGCGGTTCCGGCCACGCCTCCGCGGTACCCTGCTCGACACGATCGCCGTCGGCTTCCTGAGCGGCCTCTTGTCGACGAGCACCAGCCTGAACGGTCCGCCCGTTGCACTCTACCTCGTGGCGCGAGGTCTCCCGAGAGA from bacterium includes the following:
- a CDS encoding dihydrodipicolinate synthase family protein, which translates into the protein MVEDRSLDGIFPIVPTIFDDRGELDEAGQRATIDFLLRAGVHGVVLLANASEGYAVTDAERPRVIGCAVKRVDGRLPVVVTCNHPSTIGAVRYAREAQDLGADAVMFLPPFFGQWVSDLEGVERHAEALSKSTTVPLILQDHPLSGVGMPASFLAELARRVERLGYFKVEAAGAPAKIGRLRRLGQDAVKGAFGGIGGILFLEELEQGAAGTMPSSLLPSVFVRVLALYRGGDQQGAADLLARYLPLITFETHLGGYRAAKELLALGGTIGSAHVRGPIRSSWDEQTTRTFRRLVQAMDEQALAPL
- a CDS encoding sulfite exporter TauE/SafE family protein, with the protein product MIAIALVVALSAAAAAATGFGFNLVSAPLLTFVYPPRLVVVLTLLLGVCASGLLALRPEIRREVEWSVIRPLFLSSLAGMPIGVALLLWGRPQTLRVAIAALTAAFAIVMLTRFRPRLRGTLLDTIAVGFLSGLLSTSTSLNGPPVALYLVARGLPRDRFRANMVVYVLLATATSLMLLALGGTISMSTVALSVRLLPVLALGFLIGVALVGRLSDRGFETMVLGFLVLVGLLGVGAALR